From the Oryzias melastigma strain HK-1 linkage group LG13, ASM292280v2, whole genome shotgun sequence genome, the window CGGGCATTGTGCTTGGGACCGTTATCGTGCTGAAAGACCCAGAcacgtttcatcttcaatgccctttctgatggaaggaggttttcactcaaaatctgacATAACATGGCCctattcattctttcctttacataGATCAGTCATCTtggtccctttgctgaaaaacaactccaaagcatgatgtttccacccccatgctttacagtagttATGGTGTATTTAGATGaaactcagcattctttctcctccaaacatgaCCAGACGAATTCTTACTGAAAAGTTCTACTTTGGTTTCATCTAACCATAGGAtattctcccaatcctcttctggatcatccagatgctcTCTAGCAACTTAAGACGggcctgcacatgtactggctTTAGCAGGAGGACACATCTGGAACTGCAGGATTTGAGTCTCTGCATAGCTGCGTAGTATGTAACTGATGGTagcctttgttactttggtcccaactctctgcaggtcatttaCTAGCTCCCTCcttgtggttctgggatttttgcacacagttcttgtgatcattttgaccccacgAGGTGAGATCTTGTGAGGAGTCCCAGATGGAGGGATATTATCAAtggtcttgtatgtcttccatttcttaataattgctcccacagttgatttATTCACACCAAGCTGTTTACCTATTGCAAATTCACCTCTTTGGTCTTGATCACaatggagtttggagtgtgactgtttgagttTGTGGACAGGTGTCCACATAGATACTGATTTTAAACAGGTGCCATTATTACAgttaacgagtggaggacagaggatcaaCGCACAGAAGAGGTTTCAGGTATGTGAGagctatttcttttgattgctttatgtaaagcacttttaatTGTCTGTGTACataaatgtgctatacaaataactTGCCTAGAAATATTacttgtttgtaggtgaccaaatacttattttccactaTAATTcgcaaataaattctttaaaaatctgacaatgtgattttctgattttttttttttatgatgacaTGTATTTAAATACACACATTTCACCCCTTGATGCTTCTTGATCCAAAGTGATCCAGATGTTTCTCACCTGAAGGTTCCAGATTGTTTCACTTTGTTCTGAGATCCGTTCCACCGTGTTCCCCATCAGTGCGATGAGCATGTTCAGCATCAGGATGTAAGTCAGAATGATGTAGCAGATTAGAAGGATGTAGAAAACCTCTTTGTACTGAACTTGATCAGTGAATTCCAGATCTCCCATTCCAATGGTGAACTTGAACAGCTCCAATGTGGTGAAACCAATATCATTGTAACTGGGCTTTTCGCACAAGACAAAGCTCCTTGCTCTTGGATGGGTATCATTGTGAGATGTAGGTGAGTTGTCCATGAGAGTAACCACCGCtgcaagcaaaaaaacaagtttataaaAAGTCATCCTTAAAGATTACCTTAATTTACTTTATCCAGCTCTTACCTGcagaaaatccaaaaagtaAGACACAGTAgacaaataaaaagtgaaacagatCGCCGAGGATCatctttacaaaacaaaacatgcaaaTGTTGTTAGTAGGGGGTTTCTAAAGTAAGACATGTTGACTAATATATTTTGTAAAGgacaatacaaaaaaactacaattttttttttggaagttaTAGAATTAGTGGTTCTTACTCTTTGCATCATCACATGGTACATCCCCAGTTGCTTAGATCCTCTAGTGTAATAGAGAACATTCGTCCAAGCCAGAGCTAGCGACAGAACGAGAAGGCTGACATACTCCCTGCGTCCACAGAAGTACAAAAGTGTGCAGCACAGGAGCAGGGCGGCCTGCAGGAAACTGAAAACAGGAAACACAAACGTGGATCTTGCTACATGCAGGTGATCCTATGGTGGTTGTTTGCACAGAAAAGAGTAGGAAACACATGGCGATCCCTTTTTTATCCCActtaaaactaattttctttctcctttaaattatatatatacaattaGTCTTTCCCCATTATTTGCTGGGTTATACACCGGAGGCAGTCCACGAATTTGCAGAGTCCGCGAATATGGaatacccccacccccccctGCGGCCATTctttgtgaaacatttattaaagaacattggagtttTGCTCaacatagagtttttttttaattcagaaaaaaagactgtaGACTACACCAGTCTGCTATAGTTTAGCAGATTGTAGGCTACAGTGTGTTTATGTACATATATTTGCCTGCAGGACAGATGTCTAATTTTCTCCCTATATGATTTTctcacatcatttttttttatttccataaaaagGATTTAGCAGcattattaaaatgttgcacTAATCTCTTCCCAAAATAATTTGGTggtgtttcaaaataaaacaatacttACAATAGAATTTCACTGACGCCATCGGTAAACAACAAATGGAGGTTTGGTGGCTTCTTGTGGAAAATGGTTATCTAAACAGAAAAACCAttaatatggattttttttcttttgcctaCATGAGTagaatattgttttaattatctCACCGCTTTATAAAAGAATCTTACTGCTCCAAACACACTGATAAGCTCACCGACACAACGCAAATGGTCAGATGGGTGATTTTCCACTGGAAATGGGGGCTGTGGgtcaaaaacaaatccaatttgcactaacattattgttattttacagTAAGAAAATGACACTAAATTCCTTTTGTTTCACTCACCTGTCCCTCCTTTCTATAGAAAGCCACAGTGGTGAAGATGGCGAGGTACATCAAGTAGCACAAAAAGTTCAGGAGGAACAGTTTGGCACCAAATCTCTCCCACTTGTCCTGAAGAAGACTGCGCAGAGGCTCCAGCTTGATCATCTCAGGTCGATTCTGAAACGGAGCAGAAAAGTCTGCTTTGATTTAAAGGTTTCTCTTTATTTGCTGATACATTCCCAGGTTTATTCAGATTTGTAATCATTTCATGCTTTTTGTAGATGTTGCCTTTTTTGGCACTGACATGCTATTTTAGACATGAATGCTTTACCAGAACACACACATGACTGAGTCATATTCTAAAGCAGGACACAACAAGTCCAACTGTGATGATTTACAGCTAATGTTCATCATCACATTCCTTAATATTTGTTAATAGTCAGATGTTCTTTCTTGTCTGTTGTAATGAAGAATATTCCAGAGCCCCGCCTATTCTTCTTTCtttaataaaccaaaataaagttttcatcttttgaagatttcttttacaatttatctcacactcacacacaaaatagtttaaatgttttgttctcaCTGGAATATTATTCCCATGGACAATAATCTCCAACAcagagttggattcgctggtgTCGATGGAACTTATGTCGTAAAGTGAAGAATGAACGGGTCCGTAAACACACTCGGTGAATTTCCTTGACAGCGGCCGGGTCTCCTCGTCTATAAACTCGCGATTCAGCATGTGTCGGAAGAGCTGGAAAGGGAGAGGAGAGAGATGCAAGGATTGTTTGCTTTAATCATGCTTCACAGGATCAATGTTGACACTATGTTACAAGAAACCACAGTTCAAGAAATGTTGACAGGAGAGCTTACAAGAAATAACAGTAGGTCATTAAAAACATGGTTTAATATTAAactgaatttgaaaataattttttaaaaattacccCAATCTTGCCGAGCTTAGCAGCCAATTTCAAAGGAGTCAGTCCTTGGTTATTTTCAATGTCCTCCAGCTGGATTCGGCTGTTTTCCTCAATCTTATAGTGCTTCACAAGAATGTCATCATAGATCTTTGAAATCATCTCTGTGGTTTCGTTAGAGTCATCTGCAACAATTATCAGGACGTGTAACACAGTGTTTCCTTCTGAGTCTTTGTCCGTCAGGTCAGCTCTTCTGTCTGGGTTTTCTGGGTTTTCCATGAGAAAGGacacaatgtctggttggttcgtGCAGGCTGCCAGTGATAATGGGAGCTCCCCTTTAAGAAACACACAGGTGAGCTAAGACCAAGAGAAGGAGGTCAGGAAATAATGCTAAAAAGAAGACATCacccaccaaaataaaaacccattTCTCCattattctggaaaaatgtgcCCTCGGCTTTAGCTTGCACATCTGCTCCTTTCTGGACCAGCAGTTTAACAAGGTCCAAACTCCTTCTCTCAATAGCAACATGCAAAGCAGTTTGACCTGAAAAAAGCAAATCTTTTAGCCACCATTAAACTATCTGTCCTTTCAAGCTGATTCCTATTTATGTGATTGCTTACCTTTGTAGCAAGGGTCCGTGTAAGAGGCATTTATTAGTTCCTTCAAGTCCCGAGTTTTCTCTGCTATGTCCAGGAGAACCTCAATGGTGTCATTTTTGCCATCTTTAAGGTTCAGCAGTGCTTTCAGTAGTGCTGTTTTCCCATTTGTctcatctaaaaaaatacatctctgttattgtttttaaatatttgggtaaacattcctgtttttacttctaccttacaaaaaatgttcactCATATAAGAAATCTGTTCAATTATCTTGATTTAGAATTATATGGTCATAGATaagtcagatttgtttttttcctcatttatttttcctaattaCTGCTCCGTACTGAGTGAAATTTTTTAGTCGGCTAAAGAGAAATGCATTATTTTCCTGATGGGGTTGCTTCATTTGAGTTTATAGATAAATATTGAAGCACTTAAATACTATTCACTCACCTATGAAGTCTGGACTTGTGAGTTTCTTATCATTTGTTTGCAGGTAGTGAAGCAGTCCCTGGAGCTGAGCTGCGTCTCCCTGAGATACAGCTTTAAACACCTTGTCCCTTGTGAAAATCGCACTGGAGACGTTGTCATGCTCAATAAGGTTTtggctgaaaataaaataaaagagaatcAATCGACTTTCACTGCTTACATAGAGGATACAAATTAAATTTTGCAGTAAAGTTCTTTGTGGTCCTTTTTATAAGGCCCACAGGGCAGATAAAACTGGCTTGTGGACAAACAGAGGTTTCAACTTGCTGACACCTGTTTATCAGAAATATGACACCATTTCAACAGACACTACCTGTGTGTGAAGACTCAGGTATCTCAGTAGGAAAAATacgagtgtttttttttttcttttttttagagaaaaacctAATTCTTTCATATAACAAAGCCGTTTTAAGAGTGAAACCAGTGAAAAGAAACATTAGCGTTcttggatttaaaataattacctTGTCAGAGGGTTATTGGTGTCCATAGGTATGAAGATTTCTTTTCTAAGCAGCGGGTCATAACTGTCCTCTTGTCCttgtttttttgagttgttACTGTCCTGTGGCTTTTCCTTCTCCATTTTATTAGttataaataattgaaaataatcGGTTTCCTCTTATCAGCTATAAAACACCACCTCTGTCCAAAGGAAATGCAAAGTGGTTGAGCAAACCTGTAGTTCACATACAGTttgttggtctttttttttttttttttgcagccaaGCTCCACCCAGTTCTGTGTGTGCTGCCTCTGTTTGCCTGAAACAATCTACCTTCTGTCCTGTTAGGGCATGAAAAACATGACTAATTAATTGTTATTGCAAAATAATCTGCACAACTcacttttattgcattttatttgattcagttttattgataaagcccaatatcacaattagttgtctcaatgggcttcacactggtaatttaaaaaaaaacataaagtcagtcataaaatataaacaatagttaccatactaaacagactaagctaaactggGCATCCATGTCCGAAGATCCTCCATCttggtaagaaaaaaactacataaaaaactgattctgggggggaaaaaatgaagaaatcagggatgtccacaaggagagatcctctcccaggatggatGGGTGATGTACTAGGACTGGTAAAGAAGAACTAGCTTATGTAGCTCTACTACTTGTAGTGTATAGGTTAGCAGATGAGCTTCAttgcaactttttcttttcacaaatataaaacacattcatAGTCTTTTAGACTTAATTCCCCATTTTTTCtgtcaatattgttttttaagtatttaaattgTGACTTGTTGTTCATTACGCAACATAACTTGTAGGTTTTTtatacctattttttttttataatattttaaaggatttgtttattaaaaccGTATTCCACGCCCTTGCTTGTACTTGGATAAGTTaatctgtccatccattttccaaaccggTTTGCCCTTTTCAGGGTCATGGGCCTGCTGGAGCCTGACCTGGCTGCTTCtgggcaaaggcaggatacaccttTGGTAGTTCGCCATTCTGTCCCAGGGCCACAACCAAATACccaaacacactcacattcacccCTAGAGACTATTTAGAGATGGGGTCAGCAACCAAGGGCATGCGTACCACTGGTGGTCACCTATATAAACACTGCggggcttttctttttttcagtaaaacttCACACAATGTCCATTACTTTCAGTTTTAGCCTTCATGACCGGGTGATTTTAATGAATGcatactgggaaaaaaaagtttgccccGGTAAAATTAAAACGTTGTAATAATTCCTGTATTTTGAAACTGTTGCCGGTGAGATGACAGCTGTGACAATATGAGCGCGTGTCTGTGGATGGAGCATGAGCGTGTGCATGAATGGGAAGAGCAAAGTTTTTGAATgcacagcagttttttttttttttggtcatactTGGGCGCCGCTATCATTATGAAGCTATGTTTCTACATGTGGATCTTTTGCACCTGGACTACTGCGGTGtagttagttttaggttggatgttcgacagacattcgctgTTCATATTTAGGGACAGTCAACAAATGAGAGAATGTTTCTTTAATAGCTCTTAAAGTATTGGACCAAATCAAACCAGAACCCTTTTAGAATAATAAAGAACCATCTAGAATGACCGTTTACATCagcttttgatgctttatttaattttagtcaaTATTCTAGTGTAAATTTTCAAggttttcttcaatagcttttaggatTTTAGACCAAATTGGCCCAAATTACTTTAGAATAGTAGAGCTGACTAAGAACTATCTAGAACAGCAGTATACATATCTTTTATGGCTTTTTCTAATCATATAATATTTACAAGTGGAACATTAACAATGTTCCTCATTAATATtaaattatctgacataaaatgtaaaatgaatttaaatataGCATTGTAGAtgtatatttcatatttaatgcTCTTTGAAGTGAAAAGGCCATTTCCTTTACTCTTGCTTTTGGTTCTTAACTACAGGTAGAccttaaaatcaatttattattgTAACGACAggattgattgtttatttaagacagggacagcaaatattaataaaacattttaaaatgcaaatatataagattaaagcctttcaagctaatttccatctgaagtccctaaaaaaaagttggtcTCTAATAGAACAATTTtttgaacagaataaaaatgtgtgtttcaaaAGTAGTTATCTATCATAGATTACCAATTTAATATGttgattattgcaatatttACTATATTGAGATATCGTGAGTCATGAAACGGGAATTACAACACTCTGATCAATATTACATACAATTATGCACACATAtacaaaaatgttgcatatatttctatataagcatgttttactaataaaaaaacccaacaactttaaaataattattttattgctcttcactagttttaatcttcactcttctgtgattgaaaaaaaaaacaattgtgatTTGAACTATCATGCCTGCCCCGCTCCGCCCCCTCAAGGTAATCTTCTCCTGATGCTTGTCACCCGTGACTGTGCCACTACTCCATCTTCAAGACAAGTTCTGTACCTCCTGGTGGCTGGAGGAGGTCACTATGCTGACTCACCTGTCCTGCTTATACTCTTGCAGTCTTCAATAAATTACTGTCATCTGCTAATGGGTCTGCTCTCTTTCGGCTTGTCCTCAGAACCACCAAACCTGAGATGAACGAAgtcaatttcttttaaaaataggcAAGATATTAAATGACCGTATGACTAGAAATAAAAGTTAGGGCtttgaaaagtaaaactttaaagtaaGGAATGTGttcaccaaaaggttcagagaaaagacatgtagttttaaaaaataacatatttctgTCATGTTATAAAACCTGACATAAGACTACActttcaattattttgtttttgctagaAAATAATTAGGAActgaaaccttcaaaataaagggaATAACGGTTTTGATAAAcatacaacttttttattagaCAAATGTTTGGTTAGTAATCTAATATGGCTGGTAGTCTTTGGATGTTATAACCAGTCATAACTaaaaatgtaccaatcattggaTTGACGACGGCAACCATGACTGATTTTTCTTTATggtaatttaaattttcaaatcatgaatgttttttaactATGTTTTCTTAtatactttaatgttttttagtttttattttatgtactgATAACTGTTATTATGCTGCACAGCACTGTGTTAAaagtcttttatgtttttaattgtaattgtaTAACATGACATTGCTGTTGacacagacaaacaaaattcagttgtgaccattgactatataagaactggactgagcaaaccccttacttccgtgttccatataggaagtaccactgggctgcaagaaggccaaagtcccattgacttccattgagaaacagacagttatttctcagtcattttatatctcagaataatcattcttcctctgctgctttctgcttgacatcttttttctaatcctaattttttaaagattttttttccattatcacaagttattatagttataaattgaccaatcagatgcctgaaCAAACAtatgtgggtctgacgtcgaacgtctggggcgtttgacagatgacgggtagccaatgggagcagacttcatcaatgagtccgtgaagaccttttaacacctactttacaattcagcAATGTACCAATCGTTGTCACACTGtcgttttcctcaatggaattaCATAATTTCCTTGATGAATACAACctgcacaaattgtcttttaatgAGAAATTTGATCACATCAAGGATATTACTGATCttttataacctgaatctattaatgtagagtataaatatttgatattaaggcctgaaccggatattgataattcatgtagagaaaatggtcgagccggggtgggattatataagttcacttcctcccactccctttcaagcgatctacttgtgattcaatgtgatatttttttttcatgtattattcctgattgcttaaaaataaaccatttaattaattcactcaatcattcattcattcattcagtttcataatgtaacaaaagataaataatatggaagcatgcatttgtttttttttatggttttgaagtattgatggtattttgttctgatatATCCAATCCTACTGCTGTTGGTATGACAAACCACAAATGCAGTGattttggtttcaaacaaaCATAGTTACAATactatttcaaatattttctttgtccaATTTTCAGCAATTTTGAGATAATGCCAGCATATGATTTAGAAAAGCCATTTGATTTGCTGTTTGTAAAGTAACATTAGAGACatgttgaaaatgatttttttatatatatattgaagtTCACATTAGTTGGGAGAGGGTGGATAGTTCAGTTGGCTGGTGTAGGATCTGGGTTTGGTTTCCAAAGCTAAAATCCAGTGAGGATCTTTAGACAAGACCTTTCATGGTGCTGCATAACTTGATTTCTCTGTGCCTTgaaaatacaggattgtgtcaggaagggcattcaGTGTAAAACTCTGTCTAACCACtggtgtgaatcagtgaaaacTGATTCACTGTCAAGATTCCTGGCTGGAAAGGCTGAAGGATGAACAACAACAGAGTTTGCATTATAGTTGGTGATGGCACAGTTGTTAAGGAGAAATTTCTTACTGGCACTTCATGTCATAAacgttgctgacccctgatttagagtaaccaattaacttattaggcatgtttttggagggtGAGAAGGGAATTTATGCACACAGCGATCCTCTGCTTATTGACGTTTCTGTATTCGCAGGTTCACGTTTCTTAATTCGTGGTTTCACGTATttatttgaagatttgttttcagtcacgtgactcttctggttcatcacaaaaactcagacaactcaagacactAGTATGAAATTTTTGCGTCGGAAGGAGGTGCAAtgctgctgaggtgtatctctgcACAACAGAGTGCAGCGGAGCCCCCTCTGGAGCATGGAGGGGGGCTCTGCTGTGATCCCCCTCTGCGAGAGGAGCGAACCCTCCTCTAtccatgcccctgcatggagaaatggcatcagctgactcaaaagcggacaaaaaaatcctgatatgctgaaggAGATAATGGCAGAGGATAATAAGGCTATCATCCAGAGCAGTTTTGACAAAGGGGGAAGCGCGcacttctgatttcaacagagAGATGAAGTCGCTGCAGCGACTTTTTTCAgcaagaaaaaagcagaaaaaacgtCTGACTACTTCACTTTCAGCAGCTGTGATTAAATGAATAGCTACAGTTTACAAACCAAATCAATGATCCAATCcatgtttcagcattttttttattcagaaatcttttatgaatgcaatgttacaaaaacaaataaatgtataattgaAACAATGCATTTCTTATAAACAATGTAAAGCTTCTTAATGCAatttaattacacatttttttcatatacaAAAACGTACTATACCAATCTACGATTAATCCCAAGTGAACAATGGAAAATGTGATCCTCCCCAACCTTCAGGAATAAATTGCCTTGCACAAACATTCCccttaaccaaaataaaagaataaaactttggaaactgaaacatgtttttaaacagtaaatCCACACAATTAGGCATCCAACTGCAGTTTGGAATTCTATCTATCTTCAGAAACTGACAAATGCCTACTTTGGGGCATGGGGCTTCTGAAGCCAACCCTGCAACTGTTGGACAAAGGTGGGTTGTACCCTGTTTTTTGAACTGTATGAAGAAGCTGGAGTGCCCACAGAAAAGCTTGGAAATCTtgtataaaattaaatgattgtAAATTTGAGGAATAACTCATCAACTTACCAGAAGAAAGTGATTCATTATTACATTCAGTTAGGGTTAGTGTTCCTCAACAGTACAGCTCAATCTTCACATTTCTAACCTCTCTAAACAATCCCCTGCTGTTGGCCTCGTTTAGAGTGGTGTTTCTTTGACGAACTTCGAGATCCTGAAAGGtgaaacaaatgttattttcattggct encodes:
- the LOC112149150 gene encoding transient receptor potential cation channel subfamily V member 1: MEKEKPQDSNNSKKQGQEDSYDPLLRKEIFIPMDTNNPLTSQNLIEHDNVSSAIFTRDKVFKAVSQGDAAQLQGLLHYLQTNDKKLTSPDFIDETNGKTALLKALLNLKDGKNDTIEVLLDIAEKTRDLKELINASYTDPCYKGQTALHVAIERRSLDLVKLLVQKGADVQAKAEGTFFQNNGEMGFYFGELPLSLAACTNQPDIVSFLMENPENPDRRADLTDKDSEGNTVLHVLIIVADDSNETTEMISKIYDDILVKHYKIEENSRIQLEDIENNQGLTPLKLAAKLGKIGLFRHMLNREFIDEETRPLSRKFTECVYGPVHSSLYDISSIDTSESNSVLEIIVHGNNIPNRPEMIKLEPLRSLLQDKWERFGAKLFLLNFLCYLMYLAIFTTVAFYRKEGQPPFPVENHPSDHLRCVGELISVFGAVRFFYKAITIFHKKPPNLHLLFTDGVSEILFFLQAALLLCCTLLYFCGRREYVSLLVLSLALAWTNVLYYTRGSKQLGMYHVMMQRMILGDLFHFLFVYCVLLFGFSAAVVTLMDNSPTSHNDTHPRARSFVLCEKPSYNDIGFTTLELFKFTIGMGDLEFTDQVQYKEVFYILLICYIILTYILMLNMLIALMGNTVERISEQSETIWNLQRAFTILDMEKALLLKLSNKIQCKVSKKVHSRSGKGRNHKFVRVSEINWKKWRSDLGFKLEEETENETSSETNKGESGTPWSINGFFQRIRSRRGRQQQNTVV